A stretch of the Pongo pygmaeus isolate AG05252 chromosome 16, NHGRI_mPonPyg2-v2.0_pri, whole genome shotgun sequence genome encodes the following:
- the LOC129014575 gene encoding putative GED domain-containing protein DNM1P34, whose product MPLCSPRQDSKAEENGSDTFMHSMDPQLEWQMETTQNLVDSYMAIVNKTVWDLMVGVTPKTMIHIMINNVHEFIFSELLSNLYSCGDQNTLMEELAEQAQPRDEMLRMYHVLKEALSIVGDINTTTISTHTGARGQLLAAGAEHPCRMKERGLAPTPHG is encoded by the exons ATGCCCTTGTGTTCTCCACGACAGGACAGCAAGGCTGAGGAGAATGGCTCTGACACCTTCATGCACTCCATGGACCCACAGCTGGAGTGGCAAATGGAAACCACCCAGAACCTGGTGGACTCCTACATGGCCATTGTCAACAAGACCGTGTGGGACCTCATGGTTGGTGTCACGCCCAAGACCATGATCCACATCATGATCAACAACGTGCAT GAGTTCATCTTCTCAGAGCTGCTGTCCAACCTGTACTCATGTGGGGACCAGAACACACTGATGGAGGAGTTGGCAGAGCAGGCACAGCCGCGTGATGAGATGCTGCGCATGTACCATGTGCTGAAGGAGGCGCTCAGCATTGTCGGTGACATCAACACGACCACCATCAGCACTCACACGGGGGCCCGTGGACAACTCCTGGCTGCAGGTGCAGAGCATCCTTGCCGGATGAAGGAACGTGGGCTGGCCCCCACTCCCCATGGCTGA